In Paenacidovorax monticola, the genomic window CGAACTGGCCGTCCCAGTACTTCACCCCACCCTTGAGCCCCTCGGCTCGCGCCGTGGGCAGGCATTCCAGGGTCCGGTCGCGGCCCAGGAACTCGGTCGCCCCCAGGCCGGCCTTGCCGGCCAGTGCGTCGTACATCTTGAGCCCCATGCCATAGAACGGGGTTTCCCAGAGGCGGTACGAGGGCATCACGAAGGGCAGCGGCTGGGCCAGGTGGGGCGCGTTGTGCAGCAGCGTCGTGCGCTCGTGCAGCGCCTCGCGCACCAGGGCGATATTGCCCTGCGCCAGATAGCGTACGCCGCCATGCACCAGCTTGGTGGCGCGCGACGAGGTGCCCTTGGCGAAATCATGGGACTCCACCAGCACGACCTTGAAGCCACGTGCCGCCGCATCCAGCGCCACGCCCAACCCCGTGGCACCGCCACCGATCACCGCCAGATCGTAGGTTTGCGGTTCCGCCAGGCGCGCCAGCAGGTCGGCGCGCAGGGTTTTCAAAGGAGCTTGGGAGTCTGTTGTCATGGGTTCCAATTGTCCACAGCCCAGGGGGCTTGCTAGGGTTAACCCGTAAATTTTCGAGAAAGCCCCTAGGGCTCTCGCTCCGGCCAGGCCCCGCGCCTGGCCGGGTGACCCAGGGCCGGCCTAGGCCGGCCCCAGTCGATCAGCGGACCTTGCCGTCCTTCCAGGCCTGCAGCAGGCTGTCATAGGCAATGGTCTCGCCCTTGGGCTTCTCGTTCGCGAGCTTGGCCCAGGGCGCGCCCTTGTCGGAGAGCCACTTCTTGGGGTCTTCCTTCTTGTTGAGCTTGGGCGCGCACTTGGCCATGCCGGCGCGCTCCAGGCGGGCCATCACCTGGTCCATCTCGTCGGCCAGCGTGTCCATGGCGCCCTGGGGCGTCTTTTCACCCGTCACGGCCTGGGCCACGTTCTTCCACCAGAGCTGCGCGAGCTTGGGGTAGTCGGGCACATTGGTACCGGTCGGGGTCCAGGCCACGCGGGCCGGGCTGCGGTAGAACTCCACCAGGCCGCCCAGCTTGGGCGCCATGTCGGTCATGGCCTTGGAGCGGATGTCGCTCTCGCGGATCGGGGTCAGGCCGACGATGGTCTTCTTGAGCGAGGTGGTCTTGGCCGTCACGAACTGCGCATACAGCCAGGCGGCCGCGGTGCGGTTGGCGTCGTGGTTGGCGAAGAAGGTCCAGCTGCCCACGTCCTGGTAGCCGTTCTGCATGCCCTGCTTCCAGTAGGGGCCGTTGGGGCCGGGGCCATGCGCCACTTGGGCGTGCCGTCGGCGTTCACCACGGGCAGGCCGGGCTTGGTCATGTCGGCCGTGAAGGCGGTGTACCAGAAGATCTGCTGCGCGATCTGGCCCTGGGCAGGCACGGGGCCGGCCTCGCCGAAGGTCATGCCGGTGGCTTCCTTGGGCGCGTACTTCTTCATCCAGTCCACGTACTTGGTGAGCGCGTAGACGGCCGCCGGCGAGTTGGTGGCACCACCGCGCGACACCGAGGCGCCCACGGGCGTGCACTTGTCGTCGGCCACGCGGATGCCCCACTCGTCCACGGGCATGCCGTTCGGGATGCCCTTGTCGGCCGTTCCCGCCATCGACAGCCAGGCGTCGGTGAAACGCCAGCCCAGGGACGGGTCCTTCTTGCCGTAATCCATGTGGCCATAGATGGGCTTGCCGTCGATCTGCTTCACGTCGTTCGTGAAGAACTCGGCGATGTCCTCGTAGGCGCTCCAGTTCAGCGGCACGCCCAGGTCATAGCCGTACTTGGCCTTGAACTTCTCCTTGAGGTCCTTGCGCTCGAACAGGTCGGCGCGGAACCAGTACAGGTTGGCGAACTGCTGGTCGGGCAGCTGGTAGAGCTTGCCGTCGGGCGCCGTGGTGAAGCTGGTGCCGATGAAGTCCTTGATGTCGATGCCGGGGTTGGTGAACTCCTTGCCCGTGCCCGCCATGTAGTCGGTCAGGTTCATGATCTTGCCGTAGCGGTAGTGCGTACCGATCAGGTCGGAATCGGAGATCCAGCCGTCGTAGATCGACTTGCCCGACTGCATCGAGGTCTGCAGCTTCTCGACCACGTCGCCTTCCTGGATGAGGTCGTGCTTCACGGTGATGCCCGTGATCTCGGAGAAGGCCTTGGCCAAGGTCTTGCTCTCGTACTCGTGGGTGGTGATGGTCTCGGAGACCACCGAGATTTCCTTCACGCCCTTGGCCTGCAGCTTCTTGGCCGCCTCGATGAACCACTTCATCTCGGCCATCTGCTGGTCTTTGCTCAGCGTGGAGGGCTGGAACTCGCTGTCGATCCACTTCTTGGCCTCGGCCTCGCCGGCCCACGCGGCATGCCCCATGGCCAGGGCCGCGGCGGCGAATGCGATCGCCTTGAACTGCACCTTCATTGCTGTCTCCTCAATTGAGACTCCCCGCTTGTGAATGAGCGCCGGCCTCGGGGGAGGAACGGACCGGCCCCTTGCTTGCCGTCAACCCTTGCGCAGCACGAGCGCGAGCACCGCCATGGACAGCACGAAGCTGATCCATACCGATGGCTCGGCGTCGAGCGAGAACCATTGCGTCATCTTTTCCCCCAGCCCCACCCAGGCCAGGTTGATGTAGGCCGCCGTGAGCAGCCCGATGAAGAGCCGGTCGCCCCGCGTGGTAGCGATGGGCAGAAAGCCCTTGCGCAGCAGCGTGGGGGAACGGATCTCCCACACCGTCATACCCACCAGCATCAGCACGATGCACGCGAAGAACACTGCCACCGGCGTGGTCCAGGCCATCCATTCCCACATGGTGTTTCCCTTTCAAACCCGGCCCATCGCGAAGCCCTTCGCGATGTAGTGCCGCACGAACCAGATCACGATGGCGCCCGGCACGATGGTGAGCACGCCGGCCGCGGCGAGCGTGGCCCAGTCCATGCCGGAGGCGCTCACCGTGCGCGTCATCGTCGCCACGATGGGCTTGGCGTTCACGCTGGTCAGCGTGCGTGCCAGCAGCAGCTCCACCCAGCTGAACATGAAGCAGAAGAACGCCGCCACGCCCACGCCCGCCTTGATGAGCGGCAGGAAGATCGTGAGGAAGAAGCGCGGGAACGAGTAGCCGTCGATATAGGCCGTCTCGTCGATTTCGCGCGGGATGCCGCTCATGAAGCCTTCCAGGATCCACACCGCCAGCGGCACGTTGAACAGCAGGTGCGCCAGCGCCACGGCGATGTGCGTATCCATCAGCCCCACCGTGGTGTAGAGCTGGAAGAACGGCAGCAGGAATACGGCTGGCGGCGTCATGCGGTTGGTCAGCAGCCAGAAGAACACATGCTTGTCGCCCAGGAACTGGTAGCGCGAGAACGCATAGGCCGCCGGCAGCGCCACGGTGAGCGAGATCACCGTGTTGATCGCCACGTAGATCAGGCTGTTGATGTAGCCCGAGTACCACGATGCATCGGTGAAGATGGTCTTGTAGTTGGCCCAGGTGAAGTGCTGGGGCCACAGCGAGAAGCTCGAGAGGATCTCCTCGTTGGTCTTGAAGCTCATGTTGACCATCCAGTAGATGGGCAGCACGGCGAAGACCAGGTAGGCGATCAGGAACAGCGTGCGTTTCTGGAAGCGGGGCTCATTCATGGCCTGCGCCCTCCTTGTCGGCCGTGCCCACGCGCTGCATCCAGTTGTAGAGGATGAAGCACAGCAGCAGGATGATGAGGAAATAGATCAGCGAGAACGCCGCGGCCGGCCCCAGGTCGAACTGGCCCACGGCCTTCTGCGTGAGGTACTGGCTGAGGAACGTGGTCGCATTGCCCGGCCCGCCGCCCGTGAGCACGAAAGGCTCGGTGTAGATCATGAAGCTGTCCATGAAGCGCAGCAGCACCGCGATCATCAGCACGCCGCGCATCTTGGGCAGCTGGATGTAGCGGAACACGGCCAGCTTGCTCGCGCCGTCGATGCGTGCGGCCTGGTAGTAGGCGTCGGGAATCGAGCGCAGCCCGGCAAAGCACAGCAGCGCCACCAGCGGCGTCCAGTGCCACACGTCCATGGCCAGCACCGTGAGCCAGGCATGCGTGGCATTGCCTGTGTAGCTGTAGTCGAAGCCCAGCTTGTCCAGCGCCGCGCCCAGCAGCCCGATGTCCGCACGGCCGTAGATCTGCCAGATGGTGCCCACCACGTTCCACGGAATCAGCAGCGACAGCGCCACCACCACGAGCACGGCGGACGACTTCCAGCCCTGCGCGGGCATGGCCAGCGCGAGCAGGATGCCCAGCGGAATCTCCACCGCGAGCACCGCGAGCGAGAACGTGAGCTGGCGCCACAGCGCCGAATGCAGCTCTTCGTCGCGCATCACGGCCGCGAACCATTCCGTGCCGACGAACACGCGCCGCTCCGGCGAGATGATGTCCTGCACCGAATAGTTCACCACCGTCATCAGCGGCAGGATGGCCGAGAAGGCCACGCACAGGATCACCGGAAGGATCAGGAACCAGGCCTTCTGGTTGACCGGCTTGGTCGTCGCGCTCATATCTGCCCCCCCACTCGGCACGTCGTGTCTTCACAGCCCCCGAGAGGGAGCGAGCTTGCTTGAAGCGGTTCTGCGCAGCGCTCATGGCAGCAGCTCCTCGTTCTGGTAGAAGCAGGTGTGCTCGCCCAGCACCTGCAGCCACACGGTTTCGCCCACGGCGGGCAGGCGTTGCTCGGGCGCGCAGCGGGCCTTGAGCACCTGTCCATCCACGGTGGCCGTGAGCATCTGGTGGGTGCCCACGTCCTGCACGCGCACCACCTCGCAGGGCAGGGATCCGCGCTCGCCTTGCGGTGCCAGCGCCAGGTATTCGGGCCGCACGCCCACGCGCAGCGCGCCGGACGGCAGCGCGCGTGGCAACGGCAGGCGGTGGCCCGCCACCACGACGTGGCCGTCCTGCGCCTGGCCCGGCAGGAAGTTCATGCCCGGCGAGCCGATGAAGTGCCCCACGAAGGCATGCTGCGGGCGCTCGAACAGGTCGCCCGGCGTGCCCACCTGCACGGCGCGCCCGCGCGTCATCACGACCACCTGGTCCGCAAAAGTGAGCGCCTCGATCTGGTCGTGCGTCACGTAGATCAGCGTGAGCTTGAGCTCATGGTGGATCTGCTTGAGCTTGCGCCGCAGCTGCCACTTGAGGTGCGGATCGATCACCGTGAGCGGCTCGTCGAACAGCACGGCCGCCACGTCGGAACGCACCAGTCCCCGGCCCAGCGAGATCTTCTGCTTGGCGTCGGCCGACAGCCCCGCCGCGCGCTGGTTGAGCTGGCCGCTCATCTCCAGCATCTCGGCGATCTGGCCCACGCGCTCGCGGATCTGCGCCTCGGGCACCTTGCGGTTGCGCAGCGGGAACGCCAGGTTCTCGGCCACGGTCATGGTGTCGTAGATCACCGGGAACTGGAACACCTGGGCGATGTTGCGCTCCTGCGGGCTCGCGCGGGTCACGTCGCGGCCGTCGAACAGCACACGGCCCTGCGACGGCACGAGCAGGCCCGACATGATGTTGAGCATGGTGGTCTTGCCGCAGCCCGAGGGGCCGAGCAGCGCATAGGCGCCGCCGTCCTCGAAGGCCATGGACAGGGGCAGCAGCGCGTAGTCGCTGTCCTGCTGCGGGTTCGGCTTGTAGGAATGCGCGAGATCGAGTTCGATGCGTGCCATGCTCAGTTCCTCCCTGCCCGCGCGGGAGCCACGGCCAGCGCGCCGTCCGCTCCGAACACATAGGCCTGGGCCGGGTCCAGGTGCAGCGTCACCGCGCTGCCCAGTTCCAGGTAGTTCACACCCGTGATCTGCGCCACGAGCTCGCCCCAGGGCGTGGCCGCGTGCACGAAGGTGTCGGAGCCCGAGATCTCGGCCAGTTCCACCACACCATGCACGGCCACATCGCCGGGCCGCGCCTGCAGGCGCAGCGCGCTCGCACGCACGCCCAGCGTCAGCCGGTCGGTGCCCTGCAGGCCCGTGGGCAAAAGCACGGGCAGGTCGGCACCGCCCGGCAGGCGCAGGCCCGACGCCGTGGCCTGGGCCGGAACCAGGTTCATCGGAGGGTCGCTGAAGGCACGCGCCACGCGCAGCGAGTTGGGCGCGTGGAACACATCGGCCGTGGGGCCATACTGCAGCAGCTCGCCTTCGTGCAGCACGGCCGTGTAGCCGCCCAGCAGCAGCGCCTCGCCAGGTTCGGTGGTGGCGTAGACCACGGTGGAGTCGCCCGTGGCAAAGAGCTGCGTCAGCTCGTCGCGCAGCTCCTCGCGCAGCTTGTAGTCGAGGTTGACCAGGGGCTCGTCGAGCAGCATCAGCGGCGCGCCCTTGGCCAGCGCCCGGGCCAGCGCCACGCGCTGCTGCTGGCCGCCCGACAGCTCGGAGGGGTAGCGCTCCAGGAACATTTCGATGTGCAGGCGCTCAGCCAGCTCGCGCACGCGGGCCGCCACGTTCTTCTCGCCGCGCAGCTTGAGCGGCGAGGCGATGTTGTCGGCCACCGTGAGCGAGGGGTAGTTGATGAACTGCTGGTACACCATGGCCACGTTGCGCTCGCGCACGGGCATGCCGGTCACATCCACGCCGTCGACGCGCACGCGCCCCTCGGTGGGCACGTCAAGCCCCGCCATGATCCGCATCAGGCTCGTCTTGCCCGCCTGCGTGGCGCCCAGCAGCACGGTCACGGCCCCGCTGTGCAGCGCCATGTCCATGCCGTGGAGCCACACTTGCGGGCCCACCCGCTTGCTGATTCCGTCCAGAACCAACTCCATTGCTACCTTTCCCTCGCCCCAAGGGGCGGTTGACGAACCGTTTTTGCGCAGGGGTTATCCGCGCTTTGTTTTCGAATTGGTTCATTTTTGTTCTTTTTTGATCGAATCGAATACAGGTTTACCCTTGGTTTTTTCTTTTTGCTTCGCTTTTACAGTACGGTTCCTAGGAGCCATCGAACCCGCGTGAACACGAATCCCCGCCAACTCCTGCTGCTCGAAGAAGTGCGGCAGCGCAAATCCGCCACCGTGGAACAGCTCGCCGACACCCTGGGGGTGACGCTGCAGACCGTGCGCCGCGACGTGCAGCGGCTGGCCGAGCAGGGCCTCGTCATGCGCTTTCACGGCGGCGTGCGCGTGCCCAGCTCCACGGTCGAGAACCTCGCCCACACCCAGCGCGAAACGCTCCATGCCGAAGGCAAGGCGCGCATCGCGCGTGCCGTGGCTGCCCAGGTGCCCAACGACTGCTCGCTGATCCTCAACATCGGCACCACCACCGAAGCCATCGCCAAGGCCCTGCTGCACCACCGGGGCCTGCGCGTGATCACCAACAACCTCAACGTGGCGGCCATCCTCAGCGGCAACCCCGACTGCGAGGTCATCGTGGCCGGCGGCGTGGTGCGCACGCGCGACCGCGGCATCGTGGGCGAGGCGGCCGTGGACTTCATCCGCCAGTTCCGCGTGGACATCGCGCTCATCGGCATCTCGGGCATCGAGCCCGACGGCTCGCTGCGCGACTTCGACTACCGCGAGGTGAAGGTGGCGCAGACCATCATCGAACACGCGCGGGAGGTCTGGCTCGCGGCCGACCACAGCAAGTTCAACCGCCCCGCCATGGTGCAGCTGGCCACACTCGCGCAGATCGACCGCCTGTTCACCGACGCTGCGCCACCCGAGCCCTTCCCCTCCCTGCTGCAGGAGGCCGAGGTACTGTGCACCGTGGCGGCATGACGGAGGCCCCCCTTGAGCGGCTGCGCGGCCCTTGCATGGCGGTCGCTGGCGTCGGCTGCGCGCGCACCACGGGCGGCGCCTGAATCACAACCCCAGCGCATGGGCCCCGGCAACCATCCTCCAAGCCAGCGCCCCACCTGTCTTATGCTCTTTTTCCTATGACCTACCTGCTCGCACTTGACCAAGGCACCTCCAGCTCCCGCAGCATCGTGTTCGACGAGCACGGCCGCACCGTCGCGCAGGCGCAGCTCGAGCTGCCGCAGATCTACCCGCGCCCGGGCTGGGTCGAGCACGATCCGCGCGAGATCTGGCGCACCCAGCTCGCCACCGCGCACGACGCGCTGCGCCAGGCTGGCATCCAGGCGCGCGACGTCCGCGCCCTGGGCATCACCAACCAGCGCGAGACCACGGTGCTGTGGAACCGCAAGACCGGCCAGCCCGTGCACCACGCCATCGTCTGGCAGGACCGGCGCGCCGAGCCCGCCTGCGCCGAACTGCGCGAACAGGGCCATGCAGCCGGCATCCAGGCCAAGACCGGCCTGCTGATCGATGCCTACTTTTCGGGCACCAAGCTGCAGTGGCTGCTCGACCACGTGCCCGGCGCGCGCGAAGCCGCCGAACGCGGGGAGCTGGCCTTCGGCACCGTGGACAGCTGGCTCATCTGGCAGCTCACGGGCGGCAAGCGCCACGTGACCGACGTGAGCAATGCCAGCCGCACCATGCTGTTCAACGTGCGCACCAACCAGTGGGACGAGGAGCTGCTCGCGCTCCTGCGCATTCCGCGCTCGCTCATGCCCGAGGTGCTGCCGTCGAGCGCCGATTTCGGCCACACCGACGCGGACGTGCTGGGCGGCGCCATCGCCATCGGCGGCGTGGCGGGCGACCAGCAAAGCGCGCTGTTCGGCCAGGCCTGCTTCTCGGCCGGCATGGCCAAGAACACCTACGGCACGGGCTGCTTCATGCTCATGCACACGGGCGGCGCGTTCCAGGCCAGCCAGAACGGCCTGCTCACCACCAGTGCCGCGCAGGCAGGCCGCACGCCCGAGTACGCCATGGAGGGCAGCGTGTTCGTGGGTGGCGCCGTGGTGCAGTGGCTGCGCGACGGGCTGCGCGCCATCTCGGGCAGCAGCGAGGTGCAGTCGCTCGCCGAGAGCGTGCCCGACTCGGGCGGCGTGATGATGGTGCCTGCCTTCACGGGCCTGGGCGCGCCCTACTGGAAGCCCGACGCGCGCGGCACGATCACGGGCCTGACGCGCGGCACCACGCTCGCGCACATCGCGCGTGCGGCGCTCGAATCCATCGCCTACCAGAGCGCGGCCCTGCTCTCCGCCATGAGCCGCGATGCCGTGGCCGCGGGCGGTGCGCCCGTCTCCGAACTGCGCGTGGACGGCGGCGCCAGCGTGAACAACCTGCTCATGCAGTTCCAGGCCGACCTGCTAGGCATCCCCGTGGTGCGCCCTGCCGTGGTCGAGACCACGGCGCTGGGCGCGGCCTACCTCGCGGGGCTGTCCAGCGGCGTGTACGGCAGCACGGCCGAGCTGTCCCAGCTCTGGCGCGCGGAGCGGCGCTTCGTGCCCACGCTGGACCGCGCCCGTGCAGGCGAACTCATGGCACGCTGGGAGCATGCCGTGGCCCAGGCCACGCTGCCCGCCTGAGGGCCCGGGAACGGCTCCGCGGCACCGTCCCTACAATGGCAGGCCGCCCTCGGCACCCCGCCGGAGCGGCGCGTCCTCTTCAGCACACCCTCTCTGCCATGACCGTAGCCTCCTCCCTCCCCACCGCCATCGCCTTCATCGGCGGCGGCAACATGGCCAGCGCCATCATCGGCGGCCTGATACGCCAGGGCCTTTCCGCCGACCGCATCGACGTGGTCGAGCCCTTCGCCGAAGCCCGCGCCGCCCTGCAGCGCCAGTTCGGCATCGCGGCACTGGAGCAGCCCGGCCCGCAGCTTGCGCGCGCACAGCTCGTGGTCTGGGCCGTCAAGCCCCAGACCTTCAAGGAGGCCGCGCAGCAGGTGGCCCCGCACGCGCAAGGCGCGCTGCACCTGAGCGTGGCCGCCGGCATCCGCTCGGACAGCATCGCGCAGTGGCTGGGCACGGAGCGCATCGTGCGCGCCATGCCCAACACGCCCGCGCTGATCGGCCAGGGCATGACGGGCCTGTTCGCACGCGCAGGCGTGGCGGCGGCTGAACGCGCGCTCGTCGAACGGGTGGTCTCCACCACGGGCGCGCACCTGTGGGTGGACCAGGAGCCGCTGCTCGACGCCGTGACGGCGATCTCGGGCTCGGGCCCGGCCTACGTGTTCTATTTCCTCGAAGCCATGACCCAGGCCGGCATGGACATGGGCCTCACGCGCGAGCAGGCGCACCAGCTCTCGGTGGGCACCTTCGTGGGGGCATCCGAACTCGCGCGCCGCTCCGACGAACCGCCCGCCGTGCTGCGCCAGCGCGTCACGTCCAAGGGCGGCACCACCTACGCGGCCATCCAGTCGATGGAGGGCGACGGCGTTGCGCAGCAGTTCATGCGTGCGCTGCGGGCGGCAGAGCACCGCGCGCGCGAACTGGGCGACGAGTTCGGCAGCGCGAACTGAGCATCTGAAGAAAAAAGCGCCTGGCGCAGGATGGACCTGCGCCAGGCGCTTTGTTTTTGATAGCGCGCTTCAGCGCAGCGCATACCCCAGCGCCACCCCGGCGAAGAAGCTCGCGCCGATCCAGTGGCTCTTGCTGAACGCCCGGAAGCAACCTTCGCGCGTGCGGTCGCGGATGAGCGAGTAGTGCCACGCCATCTGGGCCGCCGCCCCGGCCTGCCCCAGGTACAGGGGCCAGCCCAGGCGCTCGCACGACAGCGCCCACACGGTCAGCCCCCAGCACAGGGCAAAGAACAGCATGATGGCGGCCACGTCGAAGCGGC contains:
- a CDS encoding DUF2160 domain-containing protein; translation: MWEWMAWTTPVAVFFACIVLMLVGMTVWEIRSPTLLRKGFLPIATTRGDRLFIGLLTAAYINLAWVGLGEKMTQWFSLDAEPSVWISFVLSMAVLALVLRKG
- a CDS encoding carbohydrate ABC transporter permease, which translates into the protein MNEPRFQKRTLFLIAYLVFAVLPIYWMVNMSFKTNEEILSSFSLWPQHFTWANYKTIFTDASWYSGYINSLIYVAINTVISLTVALPAAYAFSRYQFLGDKHVFFWLLTNRMTPPAVFLLPFFQLYTTVGLMDTHIAVALAHLLFNVPLAVWILEGFMSGIPREIDETAYIDGYSFPRFFLTIFLPLIKAGVGVAAFFCFMFSWVELLLARTLTSVNAKPIVATMTRTVSASGMDWATLAAAGVLTIVPGAIVIWFVRHYIAKGFAMGRV
- a CDS encoding carbohydrate ABC transporter permease — its product is MSATTKPVNQKAWFLILPVILCVAFSAILPLMTVVNYSVQDIISPERRVFVGTEWFAAVMRDEELHSALWRQLTFSLAVLAVEIPLGILLALAMPAQGWKSSAVLVVVALSLLIPWNVVGTIWQIYGRADIGLLGAALDKLGFDYSYTGNATHAWLTVLAMDVWHWTPLVALLCFAGLRSIPDAYYQAARIDGASKLAVFRYIQLPKMRGVLMIAVLLRFMDSFMIYTEPFVLTGGGPGNATTFLSQYLTQKAVGQFDLGPAAAFSLIYFLIILLLCFILYNWMQRVGTADKEGAGHE
- a CDS encoding ABC transporter ATP-binding protein, whose translation is MARIELDLAHSYKPNPQQDSDYALLPLSMAFEDGGAYALLGPSGCGKTTMLNIMSGLLVPSQGRVLFDGRDVTRASPQERNIAQVFQFPVIYDTMTVAENLAFPLRNRKVPEAQIRERVGQIAEMLEMSGQLNQRAAGLSADAKQKISLGRGLVRSDVAAVLFDEPLTVIDPHLKWQLRRKLKQIHHELKLTLIYVTHDQIEALTFADQVVVMTRGRAVQVGTPGDLFERPQHAFVGHFIGSPGMNFLPGQAQDGHVVVAGHRLPLPRALPSGALRVGVRPEYLALAPQGERGSLPCEVVRVQDVGTHQMLTATVDGQVLKARCAPEQRLPAVGETVWLQVLGEHTCFYQNEELLP
- a CDS encoding ABC transporter ATP-binding protein → MELVLDGISKRVGPQVWLHGMDMALHSGAVTVLLGATQAGKTSLMRIMAGLDVPTEGRVRVDGVDVTGMPVRERNVAMVYQQFINYPSLTVADNIASPLKLRGEKNVAARVRELAERLHIEMFLERYPSELSGGQQQRVALARALAKGAPLMLLDEPLVNLDYKLREELRDELTQLFATGDSTVVYATTEPGEALLLGGYTAVLHEGELLQYGPTADVFHAPNSLRVARAFSDPPMNLVPAQATASGLRLPGGADLPVLLPTGLQGTDRLTLGVRASALRLQARPGDVAVHGVVELAEISGSDTFVHAATPWGELVAQITGVNYLELGSAVTLHLDPAQAYVFGADGALAVAPARAGRN
- a CDS encoding DeoR/GlpR family DNA-binding transcription regulator yields the protein MNTNPRQLLLLEEVRQRKSATVEQLADTLGVTLQTVRRDVQRLAEQGLVMRFHGGVRVPSSTVENLAHTQRETLHAEGKARIARAVAAQVPNDCSLILNIGTTTEAIAKALLHHRGLRVITNNLNVAAILSGNPDCEVIVAGGVVRTRDRGIVGEAAVDFIRQFRVDIALIGISGIEPDGSLRDFDYREVKVAQTIIEHAREVWLAADHSKFNRPAMVQLATLAQIDRLFTDAAPPEPFPSLLQEAEVLCTVAA
- the glpK gene encoding glycerol kinase GlpK; the encoded protein is MTYLLALDQGTSSSRSIVFDEHGRTVAQAQLELPQIYPRPGWVEHDPREIWRTQLATAHDALRQAGIQARDVRALGITNQRETTVLWNRKTGQPVHHAIVWQDRRAEPACAELREQGHAAGIQAKTGLLIDAYFSGTKLQWLLDHVPGAREAAERGELAFGTVDSWLIWQLTGGKRHVTDVSNASRTMLFNVRTNQWDEELLALLRIPRSLMPEVLPSSADFGHTDADVLGGAIAIGGVAGDQQSALFGQACFSAGMAKNTYGTGCFMLMHTGGAFQASQNGLLTTSAAQAGRTPEYAMEGSVFVGGAVVQWLRDGLRAISGSSEVQSLAESVPDSGGVMMVPAFTGLGAPYWKPDARGTITGLTRGTTLAHIARAALESIAYQSAALLSAMSRDAVAAGGAPVSELRVDGGASVNNLLMQFQADLLGIPVVRPAVVETTALGAAYLAGLSSGVYGSTAELSQLWRAERRFVPTLDRARAGELMARWEHAVAQATLPA
- the proC gene encoding pyrroline-5-carboxylate reductase, whose protein sequence is MTVASSLPTAIAFIGGGNMASAIIGGLIRQGLSADRIDVVEPFAEARAALQRQFGIAALEQPGPQLARAQLVVWAVKPQTFKEAAQQVAPHAQGALHLSVAAGIRSDSIAQWLGTERIVRAMPNTPALIGQGMTGLFARAGVAAAERALVERVVSTTGAHLWVDQEPLLDAVTAISGSGPAYVFYFLEAMTQAGMDMGLTREQAHQLSVGTFVGASELARRSDEPPAVLRQRVTSKGGTTYAAIQSMEGDGVAQQFMRALRAAEHRARELGDEFGSAN